Proteins from a single region of Aquirhabdus parva:
- a CDS encoding CsbD family protein, which produces MNTDIIAGKWKQVVAKAKAEWADLTDDDLKKAEAGKDHLVGVVQERYGKTKEQAHEQVQAFWDKNDPDRKV; this is translated from the coding sequence ATGAATACCGATATTATCGCTGGAAAATGGAAACAAGTGGTTGCCAAAGCAAAAGCGGAATGGGCAGACCTCACTGATGACGATCTGAAAAAAGCCGAAGCGGGTAAAGATCATCTGGTTGGCGTCGTGCAAGAGCGCTACGGCAAAACCAAAGAACAAGCGCACGAGCAAGTTCAAGCTTTCTGGGATAAAAATGACCCAGACCGTAAAGTCTAA
- a CDS encoding low affinity iron permease family protein: protein MQNKSIYTRFAKWASNFCGQPKVFIAAVVLILVWIITGPMFHYSNTWQLVINTFTTIITFLMVFVIQNSQNRDTQAIQLKLDELICATKGAANALLDVEDLDDQKLKEMNAKYQTMGTSARGGSDQQDTREDDPKN from the coding sequence ATGCAAAATAAATCGATATATACCCGTTTTGCAAAATGGGCTTCTAACTTTTGTGGTCAACCAAAAGTGTTTATTGCAGCGGTCGTACTGATCTTGGTTTGGATTATCACGGGTCCCATGTTTCACTATAGCAATACTTGGCAACTGGTCATCAATACCTTTACCACGATCATCACCTTTCTTATGGTCTTTGTGATTCAAAACTCACAAAATCGGGATACCCAAGCGATTCAGCTCAAACTCGATGAACTCATATGTGCGACTAAAGGTGCTGCTAATGCGTTACTGGATGTGGAAGATCTAGATGACCAAAAACTTAAAGAGATGAATGCGAAGTATCAAACCATGGGAACCTCAGCGCGTGGTGGATCAGATCAACAAGATACACGCGAAGATGATCCCAAAAACTAG
- a CDS encoding hemerythrin domain-containing protein, whose translation MNAPVKMIPTTVIDLLKIDHFKAKECFDYFAALGDLDFKIKEKVMKQMALDLMTHLVAEENVLYPLIAKHLPHGPALVSESIVEHDRARHLIQKLGGMSPFDPLYDCTFKKLAELMCYHIEEEENYIFPLLEHVDLDFEELAIELQKVKKMVV comes from the coding sequence ATGAATGCGCCAGTAAAAATGATACCTACAACCGTTATTGATCTCTTAAAAATCGACCATTTTAAAGCCAAAGAATGCTTCGACTATTTCGCGGCTCTTGGTGATCTGGACTTTAAAATCAAAGAAAAAGTGATGAAACAGATGGCTCTGGATTTAATGACGCATCTGGTTGCCGAAGAGAATGTCCTCTATCCGCTGATTGCTAAACATCTTCCGCATGGTCCGGCATTGGTCAGTGAGTCGATTGTTGAGCATGATCGTGCGCGGCATCTGATTCAGAAGTTAGGCGGCATGAGCCCTTTTGATCCTCTTTATGACTGTACCTTCAAAAAACTTGCAGAACTCATGTGTTATCACATCGAGGAAGAAGAAAATTATATTTTCCCGCTACTCGAACATGTGGATTTGGATTTTGAAGAACTTGCCATTGAGCTGCAAAAAGTGAAGAAAATGGTGGTTTAG
- a CDS encoding undecaprenyl-diphosphate phosphatase, whose protein sequence is MNLLHVFILALIQGIAELLPVSSSAHVILAEKLMGLDPSSPEMTFLLVMLHTGTMFAVIVYFWQSWRTSYFSSWRTFRDNLAFVLFATAITGVIGLALLYIIKHVFFANSPSFEIEHLFNNSKLMATALAASGVLIIASSRMQGSEDKPLSIRRSLVIGAVQALCLPFRGFSRSGATISTGLFLGISRKKAEEFSFALAVVLTPAVIAKEFHRLYTAYHAAPVAHSTDFMSLVAPSLFGMVCSFLAGLLALRWLSSWLDSGRWYLFGGYCLVFSVVVLVLT, encoded by the coding sequence ATGAACCTACTCCATGTTTTTATTCTCGCCCTCATCCAGGGGATTGCAGAACTACTGCCTGTCTCAAGCTCGGCCCATGTCATCCTGGCTGAGAAACTGATGGGGCTAGACCCGTCATCTCCTGAAATGACTTTCCTGCTCGTGATGTTGCATACCGGCACCATGTTTGCGGTGATCGTGTACTTCTGGCAATCATGGCGCACCTCGTATTTCTCCTCGTGGCGCACCTTTCGCGACAACCTGGCTTTTGTCTTATTTGCTACCGCGATCACCGGTGTGATTGGTCTTGCACTGCTTTACATCATCAAGCATGTGTTCTTTGCTAACTCGCCAAGTTTTGAGATTGAGCACTTATTTAATAACTCCAAACTGATGGCTACCGCATTGGCCGCCAGTGGCGTATTGATCATCGCCTCTTCACGTATGCAAGGGAGCGAAGATAAGCCATTATCTATCCGTCGCTCTCTGGTCATTGGTGCGGTACAGGCGCTGTGCTTACCATTCCGTGGCTTCTCGCGCTCAGGCGCAACCATTTCCACTGGCCTATTCTTGGGCATTTCACGCAAAAAAGCCGAAGAGTTCAGTTTTGCGCTTGCGGTCGTGCTTACACCCGCTGTCATTGCCAAAGAATTCCATCGTCTCTATACCGCCTATCATGCAGCGCCTGTCGCCCACAGCACCGACTTTATGAGCTTAGTTGCGCCGAGCTTATTTGGCATGGTGTGCAGCTTCCTGGCGGGTCTCTTAGCACTCCGCTGGTTATCATCATGGCTGGACAGCGGTCGCTGGTATCTGTTTGGTGGTTACTGCCTAGTGTTTTCGGTCGTGGTTCTGGTTCTGACTTAA
- a CDS encoding GNAT family N-acetyltransferase: MRNALSSDRIQLRLLTENDANALVDAASDGELWQLPFTVVPSSDTVHDYVLHALQGMAAGTVMAFVIVLRENNQVIGSTRFWKIDRHNRKLEIGSTWLSASQQRTFVNTEAKYLMLRYAFEHLNCVRVQFTTDEINAKSRTAILRIGAKQEGIVRHERIMPDGRKRNSVRFSIIDDEWLEVKAHLENMLHLEANETISPLN; the protein is encoded by the coding sequence ATGAGGAATGCACTGAGCAGTGATCGCATTCAATTGCGGCTATTAACTGAAAACGATGCCAATGCGCTGGTGGATGCAGCGAGTGATGGGGAGTTATGGCAGTTGCCTTTCACTGTGGTCCCCTCGAGTGACACGGTCCATGATTATGTACTTCACGCACTGCAAGGCATGGCGGCGGGGACAGTCATGGCTTTTGTCATCGTACTGCGTGAAAATAATCAGGTGATTGGTTCAACGCGCTTCTGGAAAATTGACCGTCACAACCGCAAACTTGAGATCGGCAGTACGTGGTTGTCCGCGTCGCAGCAGCGGACTTTCGTCAACACGGAAGCCAAATACCTGATGCTGCGCTATGCCTTTGAACACTTGAATTGTGTGCGGGTGCAGTTTACCACCGATGAAATCAATGCCAAGTCGCGTACAGCGATCTTAAGGATCGGCGCCAAGCAGGAAGGAATTGTACGTCATGAACGGATCATGCCTGATGGACGAAAACGCAACTCGGTGCGCTTTAGTATCATTGATGATGAGTGGCTAGAGGTGAAGGCTCATTTAGAAAATATGCTGCATCTCGAAGCAAATGAAACCATTAGCCCCTTAAATTAA
- a CDS encoding dienelactone hydrolase family protein, whose translation MEIKQITLGTRTIDVEVYAPDTPTSAPGILMLHELFGVLNFYREDAADLAARGYLVYVPNLFTDGALRYCIRAMVTEAGRLNRANSELNQEMHALLDALKADPRCNGRLGMLGQCLTGGFVLQMAKRDDLLAPVLYHHSLGLQGSGIPDEESLDGIRLLQGHWSTIDPICPASKREKVIKGLGQRVEAYTYAMPHGFRSLSRALPGAKVVWQRTVDFFDRELKQAS comes from the coding sequence ATGGAAATCAAACAGATCACGCTCGGTACACGCACCATTGATGTCGAGGTTTATGCACCCGACACCCCGACATCTGCTCCGGGTATCCTCATGCTCCACGAGCTGTTTGGGGTACTGAACTTCTATCGTGAGGATGCGGCTGACCTTGCTGCACGTGGCTATCTGGTCTATGTACCCAATCTCTTCACCGATGGTGCACTGCGCTACTGTATCCGCGCCATGGTTACCGAAGCTGGACGCCTGAACCGCGCCAACAGTGAGCTAAATCAAGAGATGCATGCGCTGCTGGATGCCCTCAAAGCCGATCCGCGCTGCAATGGTCGTCTGGGGATGCTGGGTCAATGTTTAACAGGCGGTTTTGTACTGCAAATGGCGAAGCGCGATGACCTGTTGGCCCCCGTGCTTTACCATCACTCGCTGGGGCTTCAAGGCTCAGGTATTCCTGACGAAGAGTCACTGGATGGTATCCGTCTACTACAAGGTCACTGGTCCACCATCGACCCGATCTGCCCAGCCAGTAAACGCGAGAAAGTCATTAAAGGACTCGGACAGCGCGTCGAAGCCTATACCTACGCCATGCCGCATGGCTTTCGCAGCCTTAGTCGTGCATTGCCGGGTGCCAAAGTGGTCTGGCAGCGCACCGTGGATTTCTTTGATCGGGAATTGAAGCAAGCCTCGTAA
- a CDS encoding TetR/AcrR family transcriptional regulator, protein MSRGKPREIAILNATIELLQMHGYQALTIDSVAAHAHASKATIYRRWRNRVELVKAAIDAFDQQRNESIPDTGKLRSDLIAVLETLRDTSTAPYLAMINDLIAASKHDRELAAALQVHVSDEALSPFRRVLARAMARDGLEAAGCEDLIHDVAEAMIIRQVQLERPFDDAFIFRVVDDILLPLLEIYLRPGNSLYKKDPPL, encoded by the coding sequence ATGAGTCGAGGCAAGCCGCGTGAAATCGCCATCCTCAATGCCACTATTGAACTGTTGCAAATGCATGGCTATCAAGCCCTGACGATCGACAGTGTCGCAGCGCATGCACATGCCAGCAAGGCGACCATCTATCGCCGCTGGCGCAATCGGGTGGAGCTGGTCAAAGCGGCCATTGATGCCTTCGATCAACAGCGCAATGAGTCGATCCCGGATACGGGCAAACTGCGTAGCGACTTAATCGCTGTACTAGAAACCTTACGCGATACCTCTACGGCTCCTTATCTGGCCATGATCAACGACCTGATCGCCGCATCTAAACATGATCGGGAGCTGGCAGCAGCACTACAGGTACATGTCAGTGATGAGGCTCTTTCCCCATTTCGGCGTGTGCTCGCGCGAGCCATGGCGCGTGATGGCCTAGAAGCCGCTGGGTGCGAAGACCTGATCCATGACGTGGCAGAAGCCATGATCATCCGTCAAGTTCAGCTTGAACGCCCTTTCGATGATGCGTTTATCTTCCGCGTCGTCGATGACATTCTCCTGCCTCTGCTTGAGATCTATCTTCGTCCAGGGAACTCTCTATATAAAAAGGATCCCCCTTTATGA
- a CDS encoding MFS transporter: MKNNKLWLVIAMTVLNSMGLTIVMPLFPFLLGQYLTNNQVVIGLSILLSVFSVCQFLSSPVLGAISDRFGRRPILVISILGSAIGYAVMGVGGALWVLFLGRIIDGLTAGNMSTLFAYIADSTAAHERTKWFGYMGAAIGIGFITGPAIGGLLGSASLQLPFYIAAGISLFAAIATQLVLPESLPLEKRSSHFSWQHLNTFAHFKDVLSLGAARPFILMGLLFGSAMFLYQSNITVFLKDIYLLGPAGIGVILTLIGVCDILSRAILLPRLIKIWTEVIVGRIGLTLTIVGFGLVALCAFETYLPLVYGAVVCITIGEGLFEPTLNSMLSTAVSEDQQGKLQGANQSFLSLSRAITPLIAGGIYVYSQSAVYALSAFLMACALILFSRLATVRVYS, encoded by the coding sequence ATGAAAAATAATAAACTGTGGCTGGTCATCGCCATGACCGTCTTAAATTCGATGGGGCTAACGATTGTCATGCCCCTCTTCCCATTCCTTTTAGGGCAATACCTTACCAACAACCAAGTGGTGATTGGTCTTAGCATCCTGCTCTCGGTTTTTTCTGTGTGTCAGTTTCTATCTTCGCCTGTCCTTGGTGCCATTAGTGACCGTTTTGGTCGTCGCCCGATTCTGGTCATCAGTATCTTGGGTTCCGCCATTGGTTATGCCGTAATGGGTGTGGGCGGTGCACTCTGGGTACTGTTTCTTGGACGCATCATTGATGGTCTGACTGCGGGCAATATGAGCACATTATTTGCCTATATTGCTGATAGCACTGCAGCCCATGAGCGCACCAAGTGGTTTGGCTATATGGGTGCGGCTATCGGCATTGGCTTTATCACCGGTCCTGCCATTGGTGGACTACTTGGAAGCGCCTCCTTGCAACTGCCTTTCTATATTGCAGCAGGGATTTCATTGTTTGCCGCTATCGCAACCCAACTCGTCTTGCCAGAATCCCTGCCATTGGAAAAACGCTCTAGCCATTTTTCATGGCAACATCTGAATACCTTTGCCCATTTCAAAGATGTGCTCAGCCTAGGTGCAGCACGCCCGTTCATTCTTATGGGATTGCTATTTGGCTCTGCGATGTTTCTTTATCAAAGTAATATCACGGTCTTTTTGAAAGATATTTATCTGCTCGGTCCCGCAGGAATCGGGGTGATTCTCACCCTGATCGGTGTTTGCGATATCCTCTCGCGTGCGATCTTACTGCCACGCCTTATCAAAATCTGGACGGAAGTCATTGTGGGTAGAATCGGTCTGACACTGACCATTGTGGGCTTTGGCTTAGTGGCACTCTGTGCTTTTGAAACCTATCTGCCATTAGTCTATGGTGCAGTGGTCTGTATCACGATTGGAGAAGGACTGTTTGAGCCTACCTTAAACAGCATGTTATCTACTGCGGTGAGCGAGGATCAGCAAGGCAAGCTTCAAGGCGCGAATCAAAGCTTCCTGTCTTTAAGCCGTGCCATTACCCCGCTGATCGCAGGCGGCATTTATGTCTACAGCCAAAGTGCGGTTTATGCCTTGTCTGCATTTTTGATGGCCTGCGCGCTGATCCTCTTTAGCCGATTAGCTACGGTACGGGTCTACTCCTAA
- the fadI gene encoding acetyl-CoA C-acyltransferase FadI gives MSSTVNLSNQNGRIAIVDGVRTPFARIATHYRDLSAIDLGSFVVNELIKRNDLKPKQIDQLVFGMTVMIPEAPFIAREVALACGLDDVDAYSITRACATSFQTIASAAESILAGNAEIVIAGGTDSTSSVRLPMSQKFSSTLRDVNFAKTFKDRVRLLSSLRPKDILPLEPSITEFSVGETMGQSCEKMVKKWGVSRAEQDDLAYASHHNAARAWKDGYLDDQVMSVALGNGKTLKDDNLVRKNPERSAYDKLKPCFDFSGAGSVTAGNASSLTDGASAVLLMSEAKAKALGLEPIGYIRSFAFAAKTPKDDLLMGPVLAAPIALDRAGITLQELSLVDMHEAFAGQLACNLKGLESLDYARTTLNRTKAVGEVDRKILNVNGGSIAFGHPFGATGARVVSQALYELKRRGGGIALTTACAAGGIGAAMVVEAD, from the coding sequence ATGAGCAGTACCGTTAATCTCTCCAATCAAAATGGACGAATCGCCATCGTCGATGGTGTACGAACGCCTTTTGCACGGATCGCAACGCACTATCGTGACTTGAGTGCCATAGATCTGGGCAGCTTTGTGGTGAACGAACTGATCAAACGCAACGACCTCAAGCCTAAACAGATTGATCAACTGGTTTTCGGCATGACCGTAATGATTCCTGAAGCGCCATTTATCGCTCGTGAAGTCGCGCTGGCCTGTGGATTGGATGATGTCGATGCCTATAGCATCACGCGTGCCTGTGCCACCAGTTTTCAAACCATCGCCAGTGCCGCCGAGAGCATCTTGGCAGGTAATGCCGAGATCGTGATTGCAGGGGGCACTGATTCAACCAGCAGTGTGCGTTTGCCGATGTCACAGAAGTTTTCCTCGACGTTACGTGATGTTAATTTTGCCAAGACATTCAAAGATCGTGTGCGCTTATTGTCTTCTTTACGTCCCAAAGATATTTTGCCACTAGAGCCTTCGATTACGGAGTTCTCGGTCGGTGAAACTATGGGACAAAGCTGTGAAAAGATGGTGAAAAAGTGGGGCGTAAGCCGCGCCGAACAAGATGATCTGGCTTATGCCTCACACCACAATGCGGCTCGTGCTTGGAAAGATGGCTATCTGGATGATCAGGTCATGTCGGTGGCACTCGGCAATGGTAAAACCTTAAAAGACGATAATCTGGTGCGCAAAAATCCAGAGCGTAGTGCCTATGACAAGCTAAAACCATGCTTTGATTTTTCTGGGGCTGGTTCGGTCACTGCGGGCAATGCCAGTTCACTGACCGATGGCGCTTCAGCTGTCCTGCTGATGAGTGAAGCCAAAGCCAAAGCGCTGGGACTTGAGCCGATTGGCTATATTCGTTCTTTTGCGTTTGCGGCTAAGACGCCTAAAGATGATCTCTTGATGGGACCTGTACTGGCAGCTCCGATCGCTTTGGATCGTGCGGGCATCACGCTGCAGGAGCTTAGTCTTGTGGATATGCATGAGGCGTTTGCGGGACAGCTAGCCTGTAACCTGAAAGGGCTGGAATCACTCGACTATGCCCGCACTACTTTGAATCGAACCAAAGCTGTCGGTGAAGTGGATCGCAAGATTCTCAACGTCAATGGCGGGTCGATCGCTTTTGGTCATCCCTTTGGTGCCACGGGTGCGCGTGTGGTCAGCCAAGCCCTCTATGAATTAAAACGTCGCGGGGGCGGGATTGCACTGACCACGGCTTGTGCTGCGGGTGGTATTGGCGCGGCGATGGTGGTTGAAGCGGATTAA
- a CDS encoding alpha/beta hydrolase, which translates to MLRFSRVLLGSIYCLSTPVWADSAPQNQSVQEEIISLWAKPPLTEVLPHVPEQLSKHGAVSHVAVPRLVVYRPAHPNGTAVLVIAGGGYKQIERGKESIPAARWLQAQGITTFELIYRLPTDWPVSASFQDAQRAMHLIRAQAVNYQVQSNHIGILGFSAGGHLAGMTAVTTAPLYKAVDAADQTSARPDFAGLIYPVITLMPPFDHTSTRRELVGDHPTLAQSQTYSVNMQTLDQTPPTFLAQALDDPISPVDNSVLMFASLRAHHVPTELHVFQTGGHGWGLGQTNTQTTAWPALFLAWLKHNGDLLGD; encoded by the coding sequence ACTCTGCGCCTCAGAATCAGTCAGTCCAAGAAGAAATCATTTCACTTTGGGCGAAACCGCCACTCACTGAGGTTTTACCTCACGTTCCCGAACAACTGAGTAAACATGGTGCAGTCAGTCATGTTGCCGTGCCACGCTTGGTTGTCTATCGGCCAGCACACCCCAATGGCACTGCTGTTTTAGTGATTGCAGGAGGTGGTTATAAACAGATCGAGCGCGGTAAAGAGAGCATTCCTGCGGCACGTTGGCTACAGGCACAAGGCATCACCACTTTTGAACTCATTTATCGATTGCCGACAGATTGGCCTGTTTCCGCCAGTTTTCAGGATGCTCAGCGTGCGATGCATTTGATCCGCGCTCAGGCAGTCAACTATCAAGTTCAAAGCAATCATATCGGCATATTGGGGTTTTCCGCTGGAGGACATTTGGCGGGTATGACTGCGGTTACCACAGCACCACTTTATAAGGCTGTGGATGCTGCAGACCAGACTTCTGCACGTCCAGACTTTGCGGGATTGATCTATCCTGTGATCACGTTAATGCCCCCTTTTGACCATACCAGTACACGCCGAGAGCTTGTGGGCGATCATCCAACACTTGCACAAAGCCAAACGTATTCGGTCAATATGCAGACCCTAGATCAGACGCCGCCGACTTTTCTCGCTCAAGCACTGGATGACCCCATTTCGCCAGTGGATAATAGTGTTTTGATGTTCGCGTCATTACGTGCTCATCATGTACCCACTGAGCTGCATGTGTTTCAAACAGGAGGACACGGTTGGGGGCTTGGTCAGACGAATACTCAGACTACTGCATGGCCGGCCTTATTTCTGGCTTGGCTCAAGCACAATGGTGATCTACTGGGGGATTAA